One region of Dysidea avara chromosome 1, odDysAvar1.4, whole genome shotgun sequence genomic DNA includes:
- the LOC136251277 gene encoding short-chain collagen C4-like: MKLQEQVNVGEQNYRSTIDTNDAAKRQLADVTDVCKCSPGPRGPPGAKGDPGPRGDTGDRGPRGDIGDPGYPGPKGHDGPKGDKGDAGQRGDTGDRGPRGLIGDTGLHGPIGEDGKSGMKGAKGDNGEKGDKGDTSVNIGGTVYVRWGHDECPSTAELVYAGRVGGEWHGHHGGGSNPQCLPLDPSFLKSISGPQYRAYMYGTEYQTHTDSRSYLHGVHDHDVPCAVCYVTQRSAVYMLPAKYTCPSGWTREYYGYLMASYHAHANNNEYTCVDIAMKPALGSVSNKDGMLFYFVEGRCGSLPCPPYDNNRELSCAVCSK; the protein is encoded by the exons GTAGGAGAACAGAATTATAGAAGCACCATTGACACTAATGATGCTGCAAAGAGACAGTTAGCAGATGTAACAGATGTGTGTAAATGTAGCCCAGGTCCCAGGGGTCCTCCTGGTGCAAAAGGTGACCCAGGCCCAAGAGGAGATACTGGAGATAGAGGACCAAGAGGAGATATAG GTGATCCAGGTTATCCAGGACCTAAAGGACATGATGGACCAAAAGGAGACAAGGGAGATGCTGGGCAAAGAGGGGATACTGGTGATAGGGGACCAAGAGGACTGATTg GTGATACCGGATTACATGGACCAATAGGAGAAGATGGAAAATCTGGAATGAAAGGTGCAAAAGGAGATAATG GAGAGAAGGGTGACAAAGGAGATACAAGTGTGAATATTGGAGGAACTGTTTATGTAAGATGGGGACATGATGAGTGTCCATCAACTGCAGAACTAGTATATGCTGGAAGAGTTGGTGGAGAATGGCACGGTCATCATGGTGGTGGTAGTAATCCGCAGTGTCTACCACTGGATCCTAGTTTCCTAAAGTCCATTAGTGGGCCTCAGTACAGAGCATATATGTATGGTACTGAATACCAAACTCATACTGACAGTAGAAGTTATCTTCATGGTGTACATGATCATGATGTCCCATGTGCAGTGTGCTATGTTACTCAACGTTCTGCAGTCTACATGCTACCGGCCAAGTACACTTGCCCTAGTGGATGGACTAGAGAATACTATGGATATCTTATGGCCAGTTATCATGCTCATGCCAACAATAATGAGTATACATGTGTAGATATTGCAATGAAGCCAGCACTTGGTTCTGTGAGTAATAAAGACGGTATGCTGTTCTATTTTGTGGAGGGAAGGTGTGGCTCACTTCCTTGTCCTCCATATGACAACAACAGGGAATTGTCATGTGCTGTGTGCAGCAAGTAA